The genomic interval AGGTTTTAAACCGCTTATCCTCGTTGCGAATGTACCCAAGGACAATCATTGAGTCCGTCCAAAATATAACATCATCGAGATCAAACCTGATCTCTTGTTTGATCGACGTGTACAATGTCACTGCAAGAACCGCCCCCATTAACTCGAGCCTAGGAATAGACACAGGCTTCATTGGGCTGACTTTGGCCTTTCCTTGAATGAATGAGCAGCTTGCTTCACTGTCAGCACCTATCACGCGGAGATATGCTACTGCAGCATATCCTCTCTGAGATGCGTCACAAAACACGTGAAGCTGGACGCGCTGTGCGTTATCTAACTGTAGCCAACGATCGAGGGATCTGTATATATGAAAGAAGAGGAACATTTTGAAGCCACTTCTTCCATGTCACAAGTTCTTCGTCCGTCAAGGGTTTGTCCCAATCAGACCCTTTGCAACAAATATCTTGTAAGAGGCACCGAGCAATGACAACAAAGGGAGCAGCAAAACCCAATGGGTCAAAGATCGAGCTTGATATTGACAATAACCCTCGCCTTGTAAAGGGTTTGTCGGGCAACGACACGTTGAATAGGAAATTGTCATTTTCGGCATTCCAACTCACTCCCAGTGTTCGCTCAGTTGGAAGAGTCTCCAGGCTATTACGTAAATTTGGAGCTCTTTCGGACACTGGGATGCTTTGGAGAACGGGACAATCGTTACTAACCCACTTCGTGAGTCTAAAGCCGCCCTTACTTAAAATACTTCTAAGACGTTCCACAACTTCTGTTGCAACAGTTGGATCATCAACTGAAGCCAGAAGATCGTCTACATAGAAGTTGTTCCTTATGAACTGAATGGCTTTCTTACCTACAATGTCCTGATTATGTAACTCGTTGTCCCTGGCCGTGCGCTGTAACGCATAGCCGGCGCAAGCTGGACTTGAAGTGGCACCAAAGAGATGCACCGTCATTCTATATTCGAGCGGTTCACTTTCTAGATTACCCCCAGGCCACCACAAGAACCTGAAGACATCGCGGTCTTCGCTTATCACCTGCACTTGGTGAAACATTGCCTCTACGTCAGCAACTAGTGCAATTCGCTGCTGCCTAAATCTGTGGAGAACACCCACGAGACTGTTTATCGTGTCTGGGCACTTCAATAAACACAAGTTTAATGAAGTATCCCTCCACTTCGCTGCACAATCATAGACTACTCTGACCTTGTCTTTGTGGGGATGAACAACTGGAGGGTGAGGCAGATACCAAACATTACCAGCCTTACCTTCACCTTGAACCCGTTCGGCATAACCTTTCGCAATGTAACTTTCTACGGTTTCTGTATACTTTTGACGCATTACATTGTCTCTTATTAGCTTACGTTTTATGTATCTTAGACGCGATTCAGCTAACGGTTTATTGGAAGGCAAGAAATGGTAATCGTCCTTCCACAGAAGTCCTATCTGGTAGCGACCTTCACTAGTAAGTGAGGTAGTAGATTCTAATATACCTTTGGCTCTCTTGTCTTGGACAGAATCACCTTCACCAATACTCGCATCGTCTACAGACCAAGAACTTTTAAGTAAACTTAAGATCTCTCCATTCGAGCAACAAGATATACGATGGATGTTCTTTCTATCGCTACGACCACTGAAACCTGTAGGACCCATAACAGACCAACCAAGGGGTGTCTTTACTCCATACGGATCCCCCGTTCCACCACGCCTCTCATCCATAACCCAAAATGCTTCGGGAACATCCGCCCCTATTAGTAGCTCAAGGTTGTATCTTGAGATATCCCCCCAGGGAATAAGTTTCAAATGTTGCCACCGGTTGAGGTCACGAGCAGAGGGGacactatcatcactattgggTAGTTTTGGAACAGAAAGAGCAGTTATTGACAAATCATTACTTTCATTCTCCCCTTTAACGGTAATATCAAATGTTGAACCGATCTTAGGTTCGACTCCGTTAACCGTCGAAGACGTGTAAGACGTCGGTTTTCCCTTAACACCCAACTTCTTCCTAAGGGATTCTGAACACAGAGTAGTGTCTGACCCACTGTCCAAAATAGCCAGGGTATGCACCCGATTACCATTGTTACCGGTCACTGTAACCGGCAGAATTCTCAAGAAAACGTTACTACCACAAACAGCAGTGTTTGACATAACAGAGATATTCTCTTGATTGGGTGGAGGATGAAGTAGATCATTGTGTTTGTTAGACTGACAAAAAGTGCAAACGGTATCCCTTCTACATTTAGCCACCGAATGACCAGGAAATAGACACCTAAAACACCTCTTTGTCCTAACAATGTCTAGCCTCTGGTTGTAACTCATGTTGCAGAACGACTCACAGTCAAAAATCCTATGATCATCATCACAGGCAAAACACTTAAGAGATCTACCTTTCATAAAATTAGATTTCACGCGAGGTTTCTCGTCACTCACTCCGCTACTCGACTTGCCTATATTCCTACCAAACATGTTAGACGAAATTTCAGCTTGACCTGTCAGATACGACAGAAGGTCATTAAATTCTGGTTCTCTACTCTCATATATCTTTTGGGCGACATTTGCCCACCCAGTTTGAAGATAAACAGGTAACAAACTGTGAATCTTAAGGTTACTTGTTGATTTTAGGTCATTTACATACCCTATCTGAGTTAAGGTAACGTAACACCTCTGCATTTCGGATATGAGCTTCCACAAGCTTTCTCCGTCATTAGCCTTAATCGATTTGCGACTAACCAATTTACTCATTAAAAAATTCAGAATCAGATGCGGTTGACCAAACTGACGTTTCAAAATTGCCTTCGCGCTTTCGTAACCTTCGTCACCTAGAAGCGCGCAACTTTCGATGCAGAAACGCGCTTTACCTTTACATAGCTGCAGCAAATACTGCAAACGCGCGGCATCACCGCTCAATTTACTTGCCACGTTAACTTCGAAATTGGTTATGAAGTACCAATAATCTGTGGGGTCTCCATTAaactcaaatacctcagccttCGGTAACTCTAATGCCAATTTGAGTTCGTTAAACCCGAATACATAGTTGGAATCACAACTAGAACTATACCTACTTGAACTTAAATGTGGAAGACCTTCACCATTCTTCATGTCTACGTTACTATTATTACCATCGGTAATATCATTAACTTCCTTAGAGCTAACACAATGGCTAACGTTACTATTCTTAGTAAAAATACCGTTATCATCATTGTCGGTTAACCTCTTTTCCTCGTCGCCTTCGGGAGCTTCTGAGATCCTCTCGGGCCCTTTTCTGCTTAGGTCTACATACCTCTCGACTTCGATCTTTACGGCGATGAACTTGCTGACTACGTCCGCCATCcattcttcttccaaaataaacttatcTTCTTCCAAAAGCTTCTCAATCACAGCTTGATGGGCCTCTTCTATTGCTTCTAAATTTGTATTCGCTTTCTCTAAGAGTTCCTTCACAGAGTCTATTCCTGCGTCCTCTCTAATGAGAGTAGAAATAGAATTAATTGCTCTAGTCAAGGTCCCCTTCTTATTCCTGCGCCGTATTAACAGCGTCTTCATCGTAAGGGCCTCATCTGTTGACATCTTCAATTATAGATTTTATTTACTGTAAATCAGTATAGATTTCTTTATTCCGTATTCCTGTAATCCAAAGATTATTCAACGCAGAAGAAATGTTGAGTCGATTCGTGgtttatttaaatttgatatctgGTAACTATCTGGTAATCTGTTAATCTGCTAATCTGTCAATCTGTCAGTCTGGTaactaaacaaataaaaacgaaacatacgtttgtaattaaacaatcaggaaatcgattaatgaataagtcaattattgaagaatatatacataaatccaaatcatacacaataaataatcatgtatgcaacaaatatacaacgttatatcaataaaaacacaacttacataaaatctttggtttaaCACTGGAAAATACTTCTTGCTTCAATACGTTCTTGATATCGACTGAACTCAAATTACGGTAAATGACCGTAAGACAGAAccaacgaaaacaacaaatttcaaacaaatacttacacacgcacgcacactcgcaCAGACACGCACACGCGCAGTAGCACTGCAACTTTACATGACGCACACTTcgtaacaatacacaaacaacacatcGTGTGAGCGCGTTTACACAAGGCAAAAACACCAACAAATGTCACTTTTGAGGAACCTTGAGATCTCCTCTGTCAATTATTCTTGTGAATGTTTGtgattaagatcattataaagattgttaggattgTTTGTTAAGATTATTAACTTCAATTAGcgtcaattcgattatttcatcattgtagatgctacttttaacttttctttttctattcttaagtttttctctcatttttttatttttggggagtctcctactttgttaagccttgcaGGCCAAGGAGACTTCCcatcacactgtaaattgtgatgaaacaaataaatatacaaaagcAATTCCAGATCATTCCCTATCTCCATGGATTGTACACGGCGAACTAGAAATTGGATATGGCTAAGACTCCTGTCAAAAAATGcttgtgcaattttttttttagtgattTTAGAGAATCAGCAATAAAAGTAATTACAAATGATAAATTAGCAAGGGGATTGTTTCTATTCTTATTTCCGTGTGATGCTCCTGATAACCACACAGAAAATGACAATTAATGTAACATCTTGATTTCAAAACTTCACAAAACCAGTCACAAGAACCAGACATTAAACCTGCCACAGCACTGTTACCCCTTTAGTTGCAATTAAGCCTCATCTGTTTTGCTGTACTTGCATGGATACCATCACTACATGAGACATTTATTTAAATCTCCTGTTTTACATGCAGGAAACAAATCACCTAATATGAAACACAGTATGATAACGTTGATAAGAGGCAGTCAGAATTCAACGTTCAACCCTTATTATCTTGACCATATCTTGACCACTGTAAAAACTACATCTACACGCTACTCACAATGTGGTATTAAAACTGAACAAAACTGATTCCCTATTTGAAATGATGGGGATCTAGGACAGCCAATCTGAGGTTTAATCCACCAAACAAGGCAAAAACACCAACAAATGTCACTTTTGAGGAACCTTGAGATCTCCTCTGTCAAAAAGAGATTTGGCTTAAATATTCCTTCTTACGGAACGTCAGGGAGGGCTATGTTTGTCTCCATTTCAAGGAGAGGTACAGTACAAGAGAATCTTCATTGATCTCTGCTCCATCCTCTTTATCCACAAGTATCACATCTTCAGCAAGTTTAAATTCCTTCTTTGCTGTatcatatatgaaagaaaacagaataaaaacCAGCAAGCAACCATACTTTTTTATTAAGTTATCCATGGCAGTCATTTATATTAATTAGGTCTATCTTGTTAGGAATTTTCCCTGAAATAAGTCTGTACGCATTAAACTTAACAGCCCTTGACCTTGTACCATTTAAGTTATTCCCTTTAGTTGGCCTGCACAGAGAGCATCATGTCTAACTCATTCTCAAATAGTCCTTTTTCTCAGCAAACTGTTTGTTTGCAAGATAGTGAATACAAACAGAAACATAAAGACAATGAGTTGGAGCATCATTTGTCTGTATTTGTAATTGAAATGATGACCAACTGCTGATTTATTATGGATTTTCCCTAATGAGGCAATTGACCAACATATAATGGTAATAAAACTATCAAGTAGACTGCAACACACTCACCTTGCATATGCCATGCAGAAAAAGCCTACAGTCATATCACATTGACCTGCAGTGTTTCCCTTTCAAAATCGAGATTGACGATGTAAATATGCAATGAAGCGCTTCAACATGATCTACCTGTTTTGCCTCACTAAGTATGTACTTTAGACATATATGCTTTCTTTTTCAGTCCAAAGTTGGCCGAAAGCAACATAAAATTTTGagcacaaaatgtctgctgtgtcaagttctttcatgccttaaattgacacatttatcgataagctaactgtagactgtagtgtaggcctaagtatacagtaggcctacatccattgactttcgATGCTGTTGCTACGCTGTCCTAGTACTAGTAATATAGTAGTAATATACAGCACTATAGCCTAGGGCCTTCGACAACCACTATCCTAGACCTAAAGTTACGCAGGAGGCGTATGTCTGTTTGGCATCTGCCTATGATGAAGTAATGTTAGTAATCTTCTCTTGCCTTCGTACCCTCAGTCGTAGATTTACTATCCTTTCACGATAAATTAAAACCTATAGCCTACACCTTTATCTCCAAAACGATTGCTTACCGGTTTCAATCAAATCGATATTTCTATACTAAGTAGTAAGACTCtgtagcatggacacttcgaaATTCGGACACCTAGGCCTAAGCCTTAAAACTTTAAAACTATaacttcattttattgacaaatatgttagTACATACTTGCACacggtcattttggagagaaaataactgtagcttcgtagtttttcgtgaaattggctctggctgtaggttgtcatggtgaaatcgtggaTTTATTAGGGGTGTCCAAACTTCgaagtgttccgaacttcgcaatacagATTATACCAGCTAGCTGCGCAGACGATATTTATGGTAATTACTGCCACTACTATGGACCAATTAGGAGTCCCGGTTTGTGTGACATATGTATTTGAGAGAAAGTTGAACAGGGATTGGCTGAAACTTCTACCTGAAGGAGGTTGAAAGGTCAGATTGTATTCTTAGGTGTAAATTCAACACCGacaaattaaattcaaaatttcaacaCCGGAGTTTTTGCAGTGTGAGAGGGGAGAGTTGGAAGGGTCCTGGTGGGAGGGGAAAGTTGTACAAGTGctggtgggagggggagagtTGAACGGGTCCTGGTGGGAGGGAGAGTTGGACGTACTCCATTATACCCCACATTCACCTCCCGCAGCCTTAAAGTCACACCCAAGCTAAAAGCGTACACTATAAACTTCCGAGAAAGAAACAAGTCAGCTATAGATACCTGGCTTCAATAACTAACACCACTCACTATCCCTGACATATCCCACCCGTCTGCCATGAGTAGACATCCATGAAAGAACCGGGCACGAAAACCTAACAACAAAATTgattgtgctttttacgtgatccgccatgcgggatacaaaacgtcacggccaaacggcactaccgaaccatcccattctgacaaacgaaactcaggtctagcgagccaaaaaaacatacgcccgccgacctgcagagacaaaacgcccaacccccccactcaaacattcaaaaacctacaaaaggacgacccgcacgcagcgaaacgaaaaacccctccccagcacaccagcgtccaaaaattGATTGTGAACGACAGTcaccttacatcgagactggaACCGTATGATAATGACGATGTTTCCCGTTAAGTATCAAGTGTCCAGTGGAAGAGGAAAGCATACTGCAGATGATTAGTTTAAAGGTTAGAGAGTGGGCAATCTACAGTGTATTTTTATGTGGAAGTATCTATACTGTGTAACGTGTACCTTCAAAGAACAGATACCAGTTTAAAGGTCTCCAACAAGACATGAACGTTTCAGTTACACACGACAGCTAAGTATGTGGGTTATATCTTCCAACAATAGCGAAAGCATTCCGCAAGGTAAGACAACTGGTAGTAAAATTTGCATATGACTATGGCAGTTATGTACCCAGTGGAGTGATCctcatataaaaacaaatagcAGACGGCTATACAGTTGTTTTATCCAATCAATGCGCCCTGTCAACATGTTGAAATTCATAGCTTATGTAGTCTGCATAATTGTGGCTGTACAAGCCAACGGCGACTATTTGTGTAGTCGTAGCTGCCCACCATTTTGGACATCGTTTGGTCGAAGCTGTTACAGGTAACTATATGAATATTGTCTATTCTCCATCTCTTTATACTGTATTTATATTTCGACGAAGAAATGTAAAATGTTCAAAGAGTTGCGAGCGAAACGTTACCTTTATGTTAGGATGATGCCAGTTGTAATGCAAAGGCGAGACCAACAAggttttatcatttttgttttttgcgaTACCCCTTGATCGCCGAGAGGGGATGTACAACCCCCATAACCCTAACCGCAATAACGTTAATAACATTGGTGCGTCgtgaaaattcaacatttttaccTATATAGGCTACTATAGTATAACATTTGTCACGATATTTGTTATGTTAGTTGCGCAGAAAAACGCCCACTCTTCGTCAAAACAGGATAAACACAAGCTTTCTATTCAGACACGAAACCTGGGTTGAAGTCGCCACAGATTATAATATGTGGTGTTTAACTGTGAAAAGCTTTACATTGATCAAAATGTATGTGCAATCTAGCTTTATTTGCTTGTCACATACTATAGTAGCGGTTTGATCTTGGAGACTGAAATTTCGACGACATCGAAGTACAATTCGAGTTTTTCGATTTACTAACATATCGCAAGGAATAACCCCAAAGTAATTTTTTAGCTGCTATAAAAGAAAAGTACTCTTTAACATACGAAACAAAGCATTCTTTTTCTCGAATTAAAgtgatatttattatatatatttctttcttcttctcagATACTTTGGTCAACCTAGAACATGGATCGAAGCTGAAGAGGCATGCAAGGGTTTTGCTGGAACCAGAGGGCTAGGTCACCTAACATCTATTGTTTCTGAGGACGAAAACTCTTTCATTACGCAATTGGTGATGTACAGCCGGACTGTAGTAAGCGGGTAGGGGCGCAGTAATATAGAAATTCTACTAAGTCATTTTAGGTTACGAATTTAAACTATTCTTGTGATAGACTGCGACAAAGTACGAACAATGGATTgaattaattgaaataaatgagaaaaatattCTTTCATATCAAGCAGAATATCTGACCTTTCAAACGATTGGTTTGTGTTTGAAAAATATTCCCGGTAATGGATATCGAGCTCATAGCCAGCTTGTCAAATTTAGAGGGGCAGTGTTTGTTTGGAGGGGCAGAATTTTCGAGGGGGCATTTGCATGGTCCATTAGTGAAAccattaatttgaagaaaaacaaaagaattggGAGAGGGGGGCATAATCGAATTGGGGGTGTGGCAGGGGCCCGGGGGCGGGGAGCAGTGTCCCAGAATGCCCCCGGCCAGTCGATAAAAGTTGAACTTACTTCTTCATTTTGTTTAGTGACCATCATGAAGCTGCATGTCCAGTCGACCGCCGCCATGATGGATCTGAAGAACTGTTGAACAATGTTACAGAAGATGAAGGAAATGAACAAACAGATGGACGACCAATAATTCAAGATCCAAAAGAAGATGGAAATATGGAAGAAGCAGCCACCCATGATGAACACGTAACACAGGTTATCCCTACAACAATCCAGGTATTTCAATGACGTTTGTGTTTAAATCTCAAACACATTAACAATAGTATTCTGGTTAAAAGTGTCTATACTGAAAGTCCCATATGTTTGCACTCAAGAACTCACTATTAAATATTTGATGCAAACTATAGTTTGAGGCAAATATTGCCATGTACAAGACGATGAAATTGTTTGAATTTAGTAACAAATCGGTTTTCTTTTTGACTTGGTTCTATATCCATCCTACCATGGCCACATGATTCATTCAATCTTTGATATCGACCTCCATagtatataattttatataattgaaaatatatccCCCCTTTTAATTTTCTATCTCTAGCAAACGTTAACTTGGATTGGACTTAGTGACCACAGGAGAGCGGAGGAATTCTCCTGGACGGATGGTACCAAGCTGAGCTTTACCAACTGGATTGGCCAACAGAATATAGAAAATGTAGAAAACCGGGATAACCGCGATTACAAAGGAAAAAAGTACGAAAAAGGCGACGAACGTGAGAGAAGGTCTACCGATAAATCTGCGCAAATTTCTGGCGGTAACTCTTGTGCGCATATCGTTCCCGTGGTTAACGCCGTCGGAAGTCCACGCACTTGGGAGAAATGGGCGTGTAATGACACTGCTGTGATATCGCCATTTGTTTGCAGAATACAATGGATATAACGCACTGAGGTGGTTTGACAGTTTGATAAGAATGACTCTCTGCGTATATCTGCTCATTGATTGTTCAGatttataacaaatatattcatGAAGCTAATTAAACTCTTCTATGTTGCTgttgattattttgtttttgttcttggTCCAACTATTGAGATGAAGTTAACACATACAGTTGGCACAATTCCCTCAAGTCTAAATTCATCGTTTTCAAATTCACATTATTCAACCAGCGTGAATACAATTATCTGAGATAAAC from Apostichopus japonicus isolate 1M-3 chromosome 19, ASM3797524v1, whole genome shotgun sequence carries:
- the LOC139960072 gene encoding uncharacterized protein — protein: MSTDEALTMKTLLIRRRNKKGTLTRAINSISTLIREDAGIDSVKELLEKANTNLEAIEEAHQAVIEKLLEEDKFILEEEWMADVVSKFIAVKIEVERYVDLSRKGPERISEAPEGDEEKRLTDNDDNGIFTKNSNVSHCVSSKEVNDITDGNNSNVDMKNGEGLPHLSSSRYSSSCDSNYVFGFNELKLALELPKAEVFEFNGDPTDYWYFITNFEVNVASKLSGDAARLQYLLQLCKGKARFCIESCALLGDEGYESAKAILKRQFGQPHLILNFLMSKLVSRKSIKANDGESLWKLISEMQRCYVTLTQIGYVNDLKSTSNLKIHSLLPVYLQTGWANVAQKIYESREPEFNDLLSYLTGQAEISSNMFGRNIGKSSSGVSDEKPRVKSNFMKGRSLKCFACDDDHRIFDCESFCNMSYNQRLDIVRTKRCFRCLFPGHSVAKCRRDTVCTFCQSNKHNDLLHPPPNQENISVMSNTAVCGSNVFLRILPVTVTGNNGNRVHTLAILDSGSDTTLCSESLRKKLGVKGKPTSYTSSTVNGVEPKIGSTFDITVKGENESNDLSITALSVPKLPNSDDSVPSARDLNRWQHLKLIPWGDISRYNLELLIGADVPEAFWVMDERRGGTGDPYGVKTPLGWSVMGPTGFSGRSDRKNIHRISCCSNGEILSLLKSSWSVDDASIGEGDSVQDKRAKGILESTTSLTSEGRYQIGLLWKDDYHFLPSNKPLAESRLRYIKRKLIRDNVMRQKYTETVESYIAKGYAERVQGEGKAGNVWYLPHPPVVHPHKDKVRVVYDCAAKWRDTSLNLCLLKCPDTINSLVGVLHRFRQQRIALVADVEAMFHQVQVISEDRDVFRFLWWPGGNLESEPLEYRMTVHLFGATSSPACAGYALQRTARDNELHNQDIVGKKAIQFIRNNFYVDDLLASVDDPTVATEVVERLRSILSKGGFRLTKWVSNDCPVLQSIPVSERAPNLRNSLETLPTERTLGVSWNAENDNFLFNVSLPDKPFTRRGLLSISSSIFDPLGFAAPFVVIARCLLQDICCKGSDWDKPLTDEELVTWKKWLQNVPLLSYIQIPRSLATVR
- the LOC139960085 gene encoding uncharacterized protein, whose amino-acid sequence is MRPVNMLKFIAYVVCIIVAVQANGDYLCSRSCPPFWTSFGRSCYRYFGQPRTWIEAEEACKGFAGTRGLGHLTSIVSEDENSFITQLVMYSRTVVSGDHHEAACPVDRRHDGSEELLNNVTEDEGNEQTDGRPIIQDPKEDGNMEEAATHDEHVTQVIPTTIQQTLTWIGLSDHRRAEEFSWTDGTKLSFTNWIGQQNIENVENRDNRDYKGKKYEKGDERERRSTDKSAQISGGNSCAHIVPVVNAVGSPRTWEKWACNDTAVISPFVCRIQWI